Proteins encoded within one genomic window of Candidatus Dadabacteria bacterium:
- a CDS encoding alanine--glyoxylate aminotransferase family protein → MKRLLLTPGPVAVSSEIMVEMARPLIHHRTKEFEAIFERAREGLKHIFQTENEVFILAASGTGAMEGAVVNTLCAGDKVITVNGGKFGERWGKIARAYGLEVDEIDVTWGEAVSPAIIEEKLESDPSIRAVLMQASETSTGVKHPTDQVAAITSKRDDVLLIVDGITAVGVFSLPFDELGIDVLVGGSQKAFMLPPGLSFATMSEKAWEFNKTSDLPKFYLNFADYQKSAQKNTTPWTPAVTLVVGLGKVIEGFMEEGMENIYRKRELMSLATREALRAIKVELFTTDAASPALTVGVAPEEIGAGKIISELQAKFGMTVAGGQDHAKGKIFRVSHIGDVDRNDMVAFISALESILGSLGHDFTSGAGVAKVSELLGTA, encoded by the coding sequence ATGAAAAGATTGCTGCTGACCCCGGGCCCTGTCGCAGTCTCAAGCGAAATAATGGTTGAGATGGCAAGACCGCTCATTCATCACAGAACCAAGGAGTTCGAAGCTATATTCGAGCGGGCAAGAGAAGGGCTGAAACACATCTTTCAGACCGAAAACGAAGTTTTCATACTGGCGGCTTCGGGAACCGGCGCCATGGAGGGAGCAGTTGTGAACACTCTCTGCGCAGGCGATAAGGTAATCACGGTAAACGGCGGGAAATTCGGAGAGAGATGGGGAAAGATCGCAAGGGCCTACGGACTAGAAGTGGACGAGATAGATGTTACCTGGGGCGAGGCGGTTTCTCCCGCAATCATAGAGGAGAAGCTCGAAAGCGACCCCTCGATAAGGGCGGTTCTGATGCAGGCAAGCGAAACCTCCACCGGGGTCAAGCATCCAACTGACCAGGTCGCGGCGATTACCTCGAAAAGAGACGACGTGCTGTTGATAGTTGACGGCATAACCGCCGTCGGGGTTTTCTCCCTTCCGTTTGACGAACTGGGAATAGATGTTCTCGTGGGCGGCTCGCAGAAGGCTTTCATGCTCCCTCCGGGGCTTTCATTCGCAACGATGAGCGAGAAAGCCTGGGAATTCAACAAGACCTCGGATCTCCCGAAGTTCTATCTCAACTTTGCCGACTACCAGAAAAGCGCCCAGAAAAACACCACGCCCTGGACCCCTGCCGTCACGCTCGTAGTCGGCCTTGGCAAGGTTATAGAAGGATTCATGGAAGAGGGAATGGAGAATATTTACAGAAAACGCGAGCTGATGTCGCTTGCCACCCGGGAGGCGCTCCGAGCGATCAAAGTAGAGCTTTTCACCACCGACGCGGCGAGCCCGGCCCTCACAGTGGGAGTAGCGCCAGAGGAGATAGGGGCGGGAAAAATCATCTCCGAGCTTCAGGCGAAATTCGGCATGACCGTCGCAGGCGGACAGGATCACGCCAAGGGGAAAATCTTCAGGGTATCCCACATAGGGGATGTCGACCGAAACGACATGGTGGCGTTTATCTCGGCCCTTGAATCCATTTTGGGGTCTCTGGGACACGACTTCACAAGCGGAGCCGGTGTTGCCAAGGTATCGGAACTGTTGGGAACGGCATAG